The nucleotide sequence CAGTCCGGCGTCCTGGTCGAGGGCGGAATACTCCACCCGGACGTCCCCGGCGAGTGCGGGCAGGCAGCGCGCCACGACCTTGGACTGGAGTTCGGCCCGGAATTCCTCCCCGGCGTGGACCACGTCGCCGTGGATGATGAACAGCTGCAGGGAGAGCAGTTGGACCAGGTTGGCCATTCCGATCGCCAGGTTGTCGCCGTAGGCCGCGAGGAGCCCGGCCGCCGCCTCGTCGCCGGCCGCCTTCCGGCCGGCCAACCGCTTCGGAGTGGTGTCGCGGCCCCCTGGGACACCACGTCGGACGGCCTCGTTGCGCAGCCATCGGTGCCCGGCCAGGGTCTCCCAGCAGCCCCGCAGACCGCACGAGCAGGCAATACCGTCCGGGTCGACGCAGGTGTGACCCAGTTGCACGCTGTGGCCGCCCCGTCCGGACATCAGGTGCCCGGTCAGCACGATGCCGGCACCGACTCCGACGCCGAACTGGAGAGCGGCGAAGTCAGGGATCCCGCGGCCGAGCCCGAACCATTTCTCCCCGACGGCGAAGGCGCGCACGTCCTGTTCCAGCACGCAGGGCACGCCGAAGGCCTCGGACAGCAGCGGTGGCAGCCGGGTGCCGACCAGGCTGGGAATCGGAGTGCAGGCCAGAACCTGCATCGAGTCGGTGTGGCACAGGGCGGGCACCGTCAGACCGATCCCCGTCAGCCGCCCACGAAAGGCCCATAGGACCGATGACGCGGCGGCGACGATCTCGTCGTCGAGCGCTCCGGTCGCGCCGTCCGCACTGATCTGGCTCCGCCCCCGGGCGAGGATCTCCCCCCTGGCGTTGATGACCGCGGTATCGACCGAGCCGCGACTGACCGAGATCGCCCCGCACAAAAGGGCGTCGGGGGCGAACCACAGCGGCCGCGGCGGCTTTCCGATGCCGTCGAGCGGTGGCTGGGGTGGATCCTCCTGCAGCACACCGGCTTCCAGGAGACCGGTCACGATGGTACTGATCGTCGCCCTCGGCACGTTGATGCGGCGAGCCAGGTCGGCGCGGGAGGTCGGCCCGTCGTCCACCAGCGCCTGCAGCAACCGGGCCCGGTTGGCGCTGCCCACATCGGTGGAGGACAGGAGCCCTCCGCGCAGCGTCGCTGCGTCGTCGAGGACGGCTCCGACGCCGGCCGACGCGGGGGGTCCGACACCGGCCGACACGGGCCGGGTCGCCGGCCCGCGCCGGTCCAGCGCTTGGAGGGTCCGTCCGGTTCTGGCCACGCCGGAACCGTATGTCAATGACGGCAACATTCCAATGCCTGCGCGCCGTACGGTTGAACGTTCATTAAGTCAGACTCCCTACCTTTATCTCTTGACAGCAGTTCTCGAGGCTGATTGGGTCAGCCAGGACGCTCCAGCCCGTTGACCGCAGTTCGCCCGCAGTTCACCAGCAGTGGAGAGGAAGTCCCCCATGGGCTCATTCCGTCGGCGAGAGTGGCGGGCCGGGCGTCGCCTGGCCCTGCTCGGTGCCGCCTGCTCACTGGCACTGGTGGCGTGCAGCTCGTTGACTCCCGGAAGCAACGCCTCCACTGCAGGTTCGAGTTCGGCGCCGGTCGCGGTCGCCGGGTCCGGCAGTTCCGGCAGCAGCGCCGCCGGGTCCCCGGGAGCGGCGGTGAGCAGCGCGGCGGTGGCCACCGCGGTGCCCGCCGACAAGGTCGAGTTGAAGTTGGCCTTCACCGACAGCCCGGACATGACCAAGGCGCTGATCGCCGCGTTCCAGAAGAAGCATCCGCAGGTCACCATCGTCAGCCAATACACCCAGTTCAACGACTACGTGAAGTCGTTGAAGCTGTCGATGAGTTCTGACACCGCACCGGATCTGGCCCAGTACAACGCCGCGTTCGACACGTTCGTCCCGGCCGGGCTGATCCGAGATCTGACGCCCTACGAGCAGGCCTACGGGTGGGACAAATCGTTCCCCAAGTCCGCGTTGG is from Nakamurella sp. PAMC28650 and encodes:
- a CDS encoding ROK family transcriptional regulator; the protein is MARTGRTLQALDRRGPATRPVSAGVGPPASAGVGAVLDDAATLRGGLLSSTDVGSANRARLLQALVDDGPTSRADLARRINVPRATISTIVTGLLEAGVLQEDPPQPPLDGIGKPPRPLWFAPDALLCGAISVSRGSVDTAVINARGEILARGRSQISADGATGALDDEIVAAASSVLWAFRGRLTGIGLTVPALCHTDSMQVLACTPIPSLVGTRLPPLLSEAFGVPCVLEQDVRAFAVGEKWFGLGRGIPDFAALQFGVGVGAGIVLTGHLMSGRGGHSVQLGHTCVDPDGIACSCGLRGCWETLAGHRWLRNEAVRRGVPGGRDTTPKRLAGRKAAGDEAAAGLLAAYGDNLAIGMANLVQLLSLQLFIIHGDVVHAGEEFRAELQSKVVARCLPALAGDVRVEYSALDQDAGLLGAAATVLTRRLGVAP